A segment of the Bacteroidales bacterium genome:
CAGTGCATGATAAATTAAAAATATTTTAGGCGACAAACTATCTATGGCATCTAACACATAGGTATAACGACTCTCCGACAAAAGATTGGTAATATTATCATCTTTTAAGTAAATTGTTCGTTTATTTACACTTATATCGGCATTTATATCTTTTAATCGTTGCTCAACAACATCGGTTTTGTATTTTCCTTCAGTGCTAATTAAAGCGGCCGTTTGTCTATTCCGATTTGATGCATTGTAAACATCAGAATCGACTATCGTTAGCTTACCTATTCCTGCCCTTGCTAATACTTCAGCTGCAAAGGCTCCCACCCCACCCAATCCAACCACTAATACATGTGCATTTGATAACTTTTCTATACCTTTATCGCCCACAAGCAAACGCGTTCGACTCTGCCAATCATGATCGTTTAACATATTGTTTTTGTTTATTTTGGAGCAAATTTAAACAAATCCTTAATACTGTAAAAGTAACCATCATATAAAAACAAGTATTTTTTCTGTCAACTATGTAAAATATTACCCCAAAATAGTATTTAGTATTTAAAAAAAACACGTCAAATCAATATTCTATAAACACTATGAAGATGTAATTATATATTAATAATCTTATTTTAAGAAAATTAGAAAAATATTTTTGAATTTTAAAATAATATGATATATCTTTGTTTTTTGAAATGTTTAACCTTAAAAAATTATTGCAATGCTAGTAAAAATTTCTTTAAAAAACAGCGACAAGAAAGCCTTATTAGATGAAAAGGTTTTCAATGAGTTGGTAAATGACCCTCATTTAAAACAAATTAAATTTTTTGAAAATTTACGTGAACATTCAAATGGCTACGTATTTTTTCAAAAAAACTGGAAACCCAGTGAAGCTGGTTTAAAATATGCAAATGAAACCATATATTTGCATAAGCTTATTGCCGAACGTTTTATTAAAAAGCCTGATAACAAAGTACGTTGGTTTGTTCGATTTAAAAATTCTATTCCACACGATTGCCGTTTAGAGAATCTAGAATGGAGCACTTTTTCATTTTTAGTTAGAAATACTAAAAAAGTCAAAAATAGTACAGGATATAGAGGCGTAGTAAAACAAGGGAAAAAA
Coding sequences within it:
- a CDS encoding tRNA threonylcarbamoyladenosine dehydratase — protein: MLNDHDWQSRTRLLVGDKGIEKLSNAHVLVVGLGGVGAFAAEVLARAGIGKLTIVDSDVYNASNRNRQTAALISTEGKYKTDVVEQRLKDINADISVNKRTIYLKDDNITNLLSESRYTYVLDAIDSLSPKIFLIYHALQLNLNIISSMGSGGKFDPQQIRITDIAESFECRLAFILRKKLHRLGVYSGFKVVFSTEKVDKSLVLPIEGVPNKKSVVGTISYMPPIFGAFAASEIIRDILK
- a CDS encoding Pathogenesis-related transcriptional factor and ERF protein, with product MLVKISLKNSDKKALLDEKVFNELVNDPHLKQIKFFENLREHSNGYVFFQKNWKPSEAGLKYANETIYLHKLIAERFIKKPDNKVRWFVRFKNSIPHDCRLENLEWSTFSFLVRNTKKVKNSTGYRGVVKQGKKYYAYIYVNRKGISLGAYETPEEAAYAYNKKSIEIFGETNSLNKLPEEVIKKIEAKQK